In Vigna radiata var. radiata cultivar VC1973A chromosome 3, Vradiata_ver6, whole genome shotgun sequence, the following proteins share a genomic window:
- the LOC106757206 gene encoding stachyose synthase, giving the protein MAPPNDPVNATLGLEPPEKLFDLSDGKLTVRGVPLLSHVPENVTFTSFSSICEPRDVPSSILQRVIAASHKGGFLGFSHVSPSDRLINSLGSFRGRNFLSIFRFKTWWSTQWVGNSGSDLQMETQWLLIXVPETESYVVIIPIIEKSFRSALQPGSDDHVKICAESGSTQVRASSFGAIAYVHVAENPYNLMREAYSALRVHLDSFRLLEEKTVPRIVDKFGWCTWDAFYLTVNPVGVWHGLKDFSEGGVAPRFVIIDDGWQSVNFDDEDPNEDAKNLVLGGEQMTARLHRFEEGDKFRKYQKGLLLGPNAPSFNPETIKQLISKGIEAEHLGKQRAAAISAGGSDLAEIELMILKVRKEIDDLFGGKGKESNESGGCCCKALECGGMKDFTTDLRTEFKGLDDVYVWHALCGGWGGVRPGTTHLDSKIIPCKLSPGLVGTMKDLAVDKIVEASIGLVHPHQANDLYDSMHSYLVQVGVTGVKIDVIHSLEYVCEEYGGRVEIAKAYYDGLTNSIIKNFNGSGIIASMQQCNDFFFLGTKQIPFGRVGDDFWFQDPNGDPMGVFWLQGVHMIHCSYNSLWMGQIIQPDWDMFQSDHKCAKFHAGSRAICGGPVYVSDSVGSHDFDLIKKLVFPDGTVPKCIYFPLPTRDCLFRNPLFDQKTVLKIWNFNKYGGVIGAFNCQGAGWDPKEKKFRGFPECYKPISCTVHVTEVEWDQKKEAAHMGKAEEYVVYLNQAEVLHFMTPVSEPLQLTIXPSTFELYNFVPVEKLGSSNIKFAPIGLTNMFNSGGTIQELEYVEKDVKVKVKGGGRFLAYSSESPKKFQLNGSDAAFQWLPDGKLTLNLAWIEENGGISDLAIFF; this is encoded by the exons ATGGCTCCTCCCAACGATCCAGTGAATGCCACGTTAGGACTCGAGCCACCGGAAAAGCTTTTCGACTTATCTGACGGGAAACTCACCGTCAGAGGTGTGCCGTTACTCTCTCACGTACCCGAGAACGTCACTTTCACTTCCTTCTCCTCAATCTGTGAACCTCGTGATGTCCCATCTTCCATCCTTCAACGTGTCATTGCCGCGTCACACAAAGGTGGCTTTCTCGGATTCTCCCATGTTTCACCCTCCGACAGATTGATAAACTCCTTGGGAAGCTTCAGAGGGAGAAACTTCCTCAGCATCTTCAGGTTCAAAACATGGTGGTCGACCCAGTGGGTCGGAAATTCCGGTTCAGACTTACAAATGGAAACCCAATGGCTCCTCATAGANGTCCCCGAAACAGAATCCTATGTCGTAATCATTCCCATAATAGAAAAAAGCTTCAGGTCCGCGCTTCAACCTGGCTCTGATGATCATGTTAAGATTTGCGCGGAGAGTGGTTCTACTCAAGTGAGAGCATCGAGTTTCGGTGCAATTGCATATGTCCACGTGGCTGAAAACCCTTACAACTTGATGAGAGAGGCATATAGTGCTCTCAGGGTTCACCTTGACTCGTTTAGGTTGTTGGAGGAGAAAACGGTGCCAAGAATTGTTGACAAATTCGGGTGGTGCACTTGGGATGCGTTTTACTTAACCGTCAACCCCGTTGGAGTTTGGCATGGGCTTAAGGATTTCAGTGAGGGTGGCGTGGCTCCGAGGTTTGTTATCATCGATGACGGTTGGCAAAGTGTGAATTTTGATGATGAGGACCCCAACGAGGATGCTAAGAATCTTGTTCTTGGTGGGGAACAAATGACTGCGAGGCTTCATAGGTTTGAAGAAGGTGACAAGTTTAGAAAATACCAAAAGGGTCTTCTCTTGGGTCCTAATGCTCCTTCTTTCAACCCGGAGACGATAAAGCAGTTGATCTCGAAGGGTATTGAAGCTGAGCATTTGGGAAAGCAACGTGCTGCCGCCATTTCAGCTGGGGGTTCGGATTTGGCCGAGATAGAGTTGATGATTTTGAAGGTGAGAAAGGAAATTGATGATCTCTTTGGAGGGAAGGGAAAGGAGAGCAACGAAAGTGGAGGGTGTTGTTGTAAAGCACTGGAATGTGGTGGTATGAAGGACTTCACAACGGATTTGAGGACTGAGTTCAAAGGTTTGGATGATGTTTATGTGTGGCATGCGCTCTGTGGCGGATGGGGTGGTGTGAGGCCAGGTACTACACATCTTGATTCCAAAATAATACCATGCAAACTCTCTCCTGGCCTTGTTGGGACCATGAAGGATCTTGCAGTGGATAAAATAGTGGAAGCTTCCATAGGGCTTGTTCATCCTCATCAAGCTAATGACCTCTACGACTCCATGCACTCTTATCTTGTCCAAGTCGGTGTTACTGGAGTCAAAATTGACGTCATTCAC AGTCTTGAATACGTATGCGAGGAATATGGAGGCAGAGTGGAGATTGCCAAGGCATATTACGATGGGTTGACAAACTCCATCATCAAGAATTTCAATGGAAGTGGAATCATCGCTAGCATGCAACAGTGCAACGATTTCTTCTTCCTCGGAACCAAGCAAATTCCCTTTGGAAGAGTTG GGGATGACTTTTGGTTCCAAGATCCGAATGGGGACCCAATGGGAGTGTTCTGGTTACAGGGGGTGCACATGATTCACTGTTCCTACAACAGCTTGTGGATGGGACAGATAATTCAACCCGATTGGGACATGTTTCAATCGGATCATAAGTGTGCAAAATTTCATGCGGGTTCAAGGGCTATTTGTGGTGGTCCTGTCTATGTGAGTGATAGTGTTGGCTCTCATGATTTTGATCTCATTAAGAAGCTTGTCTTCCCTGATGGTACCGTGCCCAAATGCATATATTTTCCCCTTCCAACAAGAGACTGCCTTTTCAGGAACCCTCTCTTTGATCAAAAAACCGTTCTCAAAATTTGGAACTTCAATAAG TATGGAGGAGTTATTGGTGCTTTCAACTGTCAAGGGGCTGGTTGGGACCCAAAGGAGAAGAAATTCAGGGGTTTCCCAGAGTGTTACAAACCAATATCATGCACTGTTCATGTAACTGAGGTTGAATGGGATCAAAAGAAAGAAGCAGCACATATGGGTAAGGCAGAGGAGTATGTTGTGTACCTCAATCAGGCTGAGGTACTGCATTTCATGACCCCCGTGTCTGAACCACTGCAATTAACTATTCANCCATCCACTTTTGAACTTTATAACTTTGTCCCAGTTGAAAAGCTAGGTAGTAGCAACATAAAATTTGCACCCATTGGGCtaacaaacatgttcaacagtgGAGGCACAATTCAAGAATTGGAGTATGTTGAGAAGGATGTTAAAGTTAAGGTTAAGGGTGGTGGGAGATTCCTTGCTTACTCAAGTGAATCTCCAAAGAAGTTCCAACTGAATGGTTCTGATGCTGCTTTCCAGTGGCTGCCTGATGGCAAACTCACTCTTAACCTTGCTTGGATTGAAGAGAATGGCGGGATTTCTGAtttggcaatttttttttag